The Trichosurus vulpecula isolate mTriVul1 chromosome 4, mTriVul1.pri, whole genome shotgun sequence genome contains a region encoding:
- the LOC118849132 gene encoding 60S ribosomal protein L23a-like — protein MAPKAKKEAVVPPKTEAKSKALKAKKAVLKGVHSHKKKKIQTSPTFRRPKTLRLRRQPKYPRKSAPRRNKLDHYAIIKFPLTTESAMKKIEDNDTLVFIVDVKANKHQIKQAVKKLYDIDVAKVNTLIRPDGEKKAYVRLAPHYDALDVANKIGII, from the coding sequence atggcgccGAAGGCGAAGAAGGAAGCCGTTGtcccccccaagacagaggccaaatccaaggccttgaaggccaagaaggcagtgttgaagggtgtccacagccacaaaaagaagaagatccaaacatcccccacctttcggcgacccaagacactaagacttcgaaggcagcccaaataccctcggaaaagtgcccctcggagaaacaagctggatcactatgccatcattaagttccccttgaccactgagtctgctatgaagaagattgaggacaatgacaccctagtcttcattgtggacgtcaaagccaacaagcatcagataaagcaggcagtaaagaagctgtatgacatcgatgtggccaaggtcaacacactgatccggcctgatggagagaagaaggcctatgtccgacttgctccacactatgatgctttagatgttgccaacaaaattggaatcatctaa
- the LOC118847220 gene encoding 60S ribosomal protein L23a-like, producing the protein MIPWKSELVPSPKDAAEGEEGSCCPHHPQDRSQAQGLEVQESGVEACPQTQKEELDIPYLPVTQDTKTLKAGQIPTEKCPWRNKLDHYAIIDFLFTTESAMKKIEDNTLVFILDIRIKKHQVQQVVKKLYDIDKANINTLIQPDGEKAYVQLAPD; encoded by the coding sequence atgattccttggaAATCAGAATTGGTGCCTTCCCCCAAAGATGCTgctgaaggagaagaaggaagctgTTGCCCCCATCACCCCCAAGACAGAAGCCAAGCCCAAGGCCTTGAAGTCCAAGAAAGTGGTGTTGAAGCATGTCCACAGACACAAAAAGAAGAGCTAGACATCCCCTACCTTCCAGTGACCCAAGACACTAAAACTTTGAAGGCAGGCCAAATACCCACAGAAAAGTGCCCCTGGAGAAACAAGcttgatcactatgccatcattgATTTTCTCTTTACCACTGAGTCAgctatgaagaagattgaggacaacaccctagtcttcattcTGGACATCAGGATCAAGAAACATCAGGTCCAGCAGGTGGTCAAGAAACTGTATGATATTGATAAGGCCAACATCAACACACTGATccagcctgatggagagaaggccTATGTCCAACTTGCTCCAGACTAG